Within the [Enterobacter] lignolyticus SCF1 genome, the region GGAGATCAGCAGGATATACGGAAACGTAATGCGCAGCAGCTGCGACGTCAGGGCGAACTTATCGGCGGTATCGGCAAACCCCGGCGCCGTAATGGTTATCACCCATGGCGCGGCGATCATGCCGAGCACGGTAACGACCGCCAGCGCCAGCGTCAGCAGACCGGAGACGTAGGAAATAAATACACGGGTGGCGTCATCGCCCTGCTTGCTTTTATATTCAGCAAGGATCGGTACAAACGCCTGCGAAAAGGCGCCTTCGGCAAAAATACGGCGCAGCAGGTTCGGCAGCTTGAAGGCGACAAAAAAAGCATCCGTCGCCATGCCCGCGCCAAAAACGCGCGCCACAATCGCGTCGCGCGCAAATCCCAGTACGCGGGAAAACATCGTCATCGAGCTGACGGCCGCCAGCGATTTTAATAGGTTCATTGCAGTGTAATTCCACAACCCTGGAACAAAACGCCTGCAGAGCAGGCGCGGAAAAGTGGCGATAGTCTACCTGGATTGCCGGCAATTACTACTGTCAGATGTTACAGGCTCTTACTCGCTCATCGCCTCTTGCCAGAGCCGCTCCACAATCCGCTGCGCCATGATGGCCTGTTCGCCGCTGGTTTGTGGAACTGTCTGATTTTGCACGCATTCAATGAAGTGCCGCGCGCAGCCGGCAAAACCACGCTGCTCAAGCGTGCTTTGCCATCCGGGCGCCGGGCGGTTGACGACGCCAGCGCCGCGTTCTTCCCGCCAGTCGCGCATATCAGTGATATCGATAAGCCCGCCGTCGGTGACCGCCTGAACCCATTCCCGCTGGCTTCCGGCGCGACGGTGCATACTGGTCGTCACCTGCAGCTGCGGCAGGCTGAAGTGATGCTCGGCGTACAGCATTTCGCCAAGATCCGTGGTTTGCAGCGTACCGCCGCTGAGTTTCCCCTGCTCCCCCGCCAGCCACAGCGCGGTATCGACCACGTGCAGATAGTCGTCGAGCAGCGTAAAGTGCAGATCCTGCGGCCCAACGCTGTTGGTGCGGTGTTTATCCATCCGCAGCGACGCGCACGCCGCAAGGTTCGCTTTAAGCTCGCGGTATAGCGGCGCAAAACGGCGGTTAAACCCGACCATCAGGGTCAGCTTTTTCTTTTCCGCCAGCTCGAGAAGGCGGACGGCGTCGCTGAGCTTTTCCGCCAGCGGTTTGTCCACGCAGACGTGAACCCCCGCGTTCAGCAGCTCGCTCACCACCGAAAAATGGGAGGCCGTCGCGCTGTGCACGAAAACCGCGTCGCACTGTCCCGCCAGGTGCGTTAGCGAGCTGGCCAGCGGTATGCGCCAGGTCTCGCACACCCGCTGCGCCTTTTCCGTTCCCGGGGACCATGCCGCCTGCAGCGTCCAGTCGCTCGCGGCACCCAGCACCGGCAGCCAGGCCTTCTGCGCAATCCCGCCAAGCCCGACCACGCCAACCTTCAGTTTCGCGGCCATGGTCAGTCTCCCAGATGCGCGAGTAAAGCGTCCAGACGCAGCTTAAGCTCGGCAACCTCGTCTTCGAGCGCCTCGACGCGGGCGGTCAGAGCGTCTGGCGCAGCGGTCTGCGCTTCAGCCGAGGCCGCAATAGCGTCCATATCATCGCCGCTGAACAGGTGCATATAGCGGCTCTCGCGCTTGCCGGGCTCGCGCGCCAGACGGACAACAAACGGCCCGTCTTCACGGCCGGCAAGGCGCTCCAGGGTATTTTCCACCTCGGCCATATCGGCAAATTCATGCATGCGCTGGGCGCGGCTGCGAAGCTCGCCCGGCGTCTGCGCGCCGCGCAGCAGCAGCGTCGTCACCAGCGCGACCTCCGCCGACGAGAATTTCAGGTTGCCGAACTCGGAGTTGCAAAAACGCTGTTCGTATTTGGTCACCCGATTGCCAAAGCCGCTTACGGTGCGCAGATAGTGACGCTTAACCAGCTCGTCCAGCACATCCTGAACCTCGCTTTCGCTTAATGACATCACCGGTTCACGATTGGTTTTTTGGTTGCAGGCGGTGACGCAGGCGTTCACGGAGAGCGGATACTGTTCCGGGGTCGTCACCTGCTTTTCCAGCAGGCAACCGATGATGCGCGCTTCATGCGCGGTGAGCTGATATTTCATGGAGTCTCCTTAGCGGCCTGCCGTCCACTCGCGGGTGGTCAGCGCCGTCAATACATGATCCCGCCATTGTCCATCAATAAGCAGGTAATCTTTGGCATAACCTTCTTTTTCAAACCCCAGTCGGGCGAGCAGGTCGCCGCTGCGTTTATTGTGTGGCATGTAGTTTGCCATAATTCGGTGAATATGCTGTGAACGCTGCATATAGCGGATGGCCGACGTCAGCGCTTCGAACATCAGCCCCTGCCCCTGCCATTTTTCCCCCAGCGAGTAGCCCAGGTAGCAGGCATGAAAAGAGCCTCTGACGACATTTGAGAAATTGGCGACGCCGATGATTTCTTTTTCATCCGGGTCGAGCAGCGCGAAGTAGAACGCCGAACCCTGCTTATGGAATTCATTGATCATCGAAAGCCTTGCCTGCCAGCCAGACGGATAGCAGTGGCTGTCGTCGCGCACCGGCTCCCACGGCTTTAAAAATGCTTTATTTTCGGCGTAGTAATCCGCAAGGCGCCACGCGTCCCGGTCATGGACCAGGCGCACCACCAGACGGTCTGTCGTCAAGCGTACTTTCGGCACGTTACTGCGATAGCCAAACATCTTCCCCACTCCTATAGCCTACGATGACCGCGGTTATCTCTACTATACCTGTCCGTTACCGCTCTGTGAAAACAGCAACATACGTTTTTTCTGCGCCAGTTCTGTTTTTCGATAAATACACTCTATCAAAGTTGTATTTTGATAAAAAAATATTGTCGCACGCCGGTCAGGAAAATCACTATTCAGGCAGTAGAATGTGACTTCACACCGCTTTATTTCCCGGGAGGGGAAATGTCCCGCATATCGCAGGCCAGAAGCCTGGGTAAATATTTTCTTCTCGTCGATAACATGCTGGTCGTGCTCGGCTTTTTCGTTGTGTTTCCGCTTATCTCAATCCGATTTGTCGATCAGATGGGCTGGGCGGCATTAATGGTGGGTATCGCGCTCGGCCTGCGGCAGCTTGTTCAGCAGGGTCTGGGGATTTTTGGCGGCGCGATCGCCGACCGGTTTGGCGCCAAACCGATGATCGTCACCGGCATGCTGATGCGCGCGGGAGGGTTTGCCGCGATGGCCGTTGCCCATGAGCCCTGGGTGCTCTGGCTCTCCTGTTTTCTCTCCGGGCTTGGCGGCACGCTGTTTGACCCGCCGCGAGCGGCGCTGGTGGTCAAACTGGTCCGTCCCCACCAGCGCGGCCGCTTCTTTTCCATCCTGATGATGCAGGACAGCGCCGGCGCGGTAATCGGCGCCCTGCTCGGCAGCTGGCTGCTGCAGTACGATTTTCGTCTGGTGTGCAGCGCCGGCGCGGTGCTGTTTATCCTGTGCGCCGCGTTTAACGCCTGGTATCTGCCCGCCTGGAAGCTCTCTACGGTGAGAATTCCGGTGCGCGAAGGTCTGTCGCGGGTGCTGGGCGATAAGCGCTTCGTCACCTATGTGCTGACGCTGACCGGCTACTACATGCTGGCGGTACAGGTGATGCTGATGCTGCCGATCATGGTTAACGACATCGCGGGCTCTCCTGCGGCGGTGAAATGGATGTACGCCATTGAGGCCGCGCTGTCGCTCACCCTGCTTTACCCTATCGCCCGCTGGAGCGAAAAACGCTTCCGCCTTGAGCACCGCCTGATGGCCGGTTTGCTGGTGATGACCGTCTCAATGATGCCGATTGGCCTCACCAGCAATCTGTCGCAGCTGTTTACGCTTATCTGCACCTTCTATATTGGTTCCATTATCGCCGAGCCCGCCCGCGAAACGCTCAGCGCCCAACTGGCCGACGCCCGCGCGCGCGGCAGCTATATGGGCTTTAGCCGCCTTGGCCTGGCCTTCGGCGGCGCGCTCGGCTACGCCGGCGGCGGCTGGCTGTTTGACGCCGGTAAAGCGATGGACCAGCCGGAGCTGCCGTGGGCGATGCTGGCGATTATCGGCTTTCTTACCGTCCTGGCGCTGTGGTGGCAGTTTAGCCAGAAGCGCGCCGCCTCCCGGATGCTGGAACCCCGTCTCTGAGGTTGCAGCGGCTAGCGCCGGAACCGACGGCATCTGTCGCCGGCTCCGGCAAATTCAGCCTATTCTGCTGGCACGCAATGTGCTGACAGGGCATGCTGCTTTGTGTCAGGATGAGGTCCTGGCATCATGTTAAGGAACCCCATGAAGAAGATTTTATTTGCTGCCGCGCTGATGGTGAGCGGCCTGCTGGCTGGTTGCAATCAGCTTACCCAGTACTCCATCAGCGAACAGGAGATCAATCAGGCGCTGCAAAAGCACAATAACTTCGCAAAAGATATTGGCCTGCCGGGCGTTGCTGATGCGCACATCGTTCTGACCAACCTCTCCAGCGCCATTGGCCGCGAGGAACCGAACAAGGTCACGCTGACGGGCCAGGCGAATCTGGACATGAACTCGCTGTTCGGCAGCCAGAAAGCCACTATCGACCTGAAGCTCAAAGCGCTGCCGGTGTTCAATAAAGAAAAAGGCGCGATATTCCTGCAGGAAATGGAGGTGGTTGACGCAAAAGTGCAGCCGGAGAAAATGCAGTCGGTGGTGCAAACCCTGCTGCCCTATCTGAACCAGTCGCTGCGTAACTACTTCAACCAGCAGCCGGCCTATATCCTGCGCGAAGACGCCAGCAAAGGCGAAGCGCTGGCGAAGAAGTTCGCCAAGGGCATCGAAGTGAAGCCCGGGGAAATCGTTATCCCCCTGACCGATTAACCTGACGGGCGCAAAAGCGCCCGTTTTTTTACGGAAAAGGATGCAAAGGAAAACGTTTCCGCTTATCCTTAGTGCCCGGCAAAAAACAGCCTTTCTCAACCAGCCGGAGCCTTCCCATGACAGCACAACCCCAGGTACTGAAAATCCGCCGCCCCGACGACTGGCATATCCATCTGCGCGATGGCGATATGCTGAAAACCGTCGTGCCCTATACCAGCGAGCTGTATGGCCGGGCGATCGTGATGCCGAATCTGGTGCCGCCTGTCACAACGGTTGACGCCGCCATCGCCTATCGTCAGCGTATTCTCGACGCCGTGCCGCAGGGCCACGACTTCACGCCGCTGATGACCTGCTACCTGACCGATACGCTGAACCCGGATGAACTGGAGCGCGGTTTTCGCGAAGGCGTCTTTACCGCAGCGAAGCTTTATCCGGCCAATGCCACCACCAACTCCAGCCACGGCGTAACCAGTATTGACGCCATTATGCCGGTGCTTGAGCGCATGGAAAAACTGGGCATGCCGCTGCTGGTGCACGGTGAGGTCACCCACGCGGAGATCGATATTTTCGACCGCGAAGCGCGTTTTATCGACAGCGTCATGGCGCCGATGCGCAAACGCCTCCCGGCGCTGAAAGTGGTGTTTGAGCACATCACCACCAAAGATGCCGCCGATTACGTCCGCGAAGGAAACGAACGTCTCGCCGCGACGATCACCCCTCAGCACCTGATGTTTAACCGCAACCATATGCTGGTCGGCGGCGTACGCCCGCACCTGTACTGCCTGCCGATTCTGAAACGCAACGTGCACCAGCAGGCGCTGCGCGAGCTGGTCGCCAGCGGTTTTGACCGCGTATTCCTCGGCACGGATTCCGCCCCGCACGCCCGTCACCGTAAAGAGGCCAGCTGCGGCTGCGCCGGCTGTTTCAACGCCCCTACCGCGCTCGGCAGCTACGCGACCGTGTTTGAGGAGATGAACGCCCTGGAGCACTTCGAAGCGTTTTGCTCGCTCAACGGCCCGCGTTTTTACGACCTGCCGGTTAACGACAGCTGGGTCGAGCTTGAGCGTAAAGAGAGTCAGGTGGCGGAGAGCATCGCGCTGAGCGACGATACGCTGATTCCGTTCCTGGCCGGTGAAACCGTACGCTGGCGCGTAAAACGCTAAAAAAACCGCTGCCCCCTGTTGCCAGCTGATAAATTTAACTGTATAAATATCCAGTATAATTCACAGGGGGCAAACTATGCGTATCGAAGTCACTATTGCCAAAACTACCGCGTTACCCGCTGGCGCCATTGATGCGCTGGCGAACGAACTTTCCCGCCGCATTAACAACCACTTCCCGGAACAGGACGGCCAGGTCACGGTACGCTATGCGTCCGCCAACAACCTGTCGGTCATCGGCGGGGCCAAAGAAGATAAAGACCGCATCAGCGAGATCCTCCAGGAGACCTGGGAAAGCGCTGACGACTGGTTTATCACTGATTAAATTTTGCTCCCTCATTGCGTTACTTTTTGCCGGGTCGCCCCGGCTTTTTTCATTTCCCCTGCTCTATTTTTGACCGTTTCTTCATCCATCAATGACATAGTTTAAAAATGACAAACGGTTTGCTGATTTATTGTCCAAAAGAACAATATTCTCTGAAAAAGAGGTTGCAAGGCATTTAAAAATTCGAATATGTTCTTAAGTGTTGATATAATTAACGTGCTTAACTAAAACATGCATTAAACCTCGAGAACCGTTGTCTTTTAACACGTATATAAGGGGTTATGATGGAAAAGAATAATGAAGTCATCCAGACCCACCCCCTCGTAGGATGGGACATCAGCACCGTTGATAGTTATGATGCGCTGATGCTGCGTTTGCACTACCAGAACCCCACTCAGACAAGCAACAACGAAGCCGAGATAGGTCAGACGTTATGGTTAACGACTGACGTCGCCCGCCAGTTTATTTCTATTTTAGAAGCGGGCATCGCCAAAATTGAATCTGGCGACTACCAGGAAGAAGAGTATCGCAGGCATTAAGAATAATGCTTAATATTCAACCTACCGACAGGCACCCCATGGGTGCCTTTATTATTTGCTCCTTGTCACGCCCGGATGGATTAATTACTCTGCATATCAAAGAAGAAGCGCAGAGAGATCCCATGAAATACGACCTGATTATCCTCGGCAGCGGCTCGGTCGGGGCCGCTGCCGGTTACTATGCCGCGCGCGCCGGACTGTCGGTGCTGATGACCGATGCGCATATGCCGCCACACAGCGACGGCAGCCATCACGGTGATACCCGCCTGATGCGTCACGCCTACGGTGAAGGCGAAAAATATGTGCCGCTGGTGCTGCGCGCGCAGGCGCTGTGGGATGAGCTGGCGGCCCTGAGCGGCGAAGAGATATTCGAACGCAGCGGCGTTATTAATTTCGGCCCCGCCTCTTCCGCCTTCCTCGCCAACGTAGCCCGCAGCGCCGCGCAGTTTGGCCTGGAGGTTGAAGCGCTGGACGCGCAGACCATCATGTCCCGCTGGCCGGAGATCCGCGTACCGGACGACTATCAGGGGCTGTTCGAACCCGCCTCCGGGGTCTTAAAAAGCGAACTGGCGATTAAAACCTGGATACGTCTGGCGAAAGATGCGGGCTGCGCCCAGCTCTTTAACTGTCCGGTCACCGCCATTCATCACGACGCAGACGGCGTCACGCTCGAAACGGCGGATGGCGATTATCGCGGCGCAAAGCTTGTGGTCAGCGCGGGCACCTGGGTGACAAAACTGCTGCCCGACCTGCCGGTACAGCCGGTACGTAAAGTTTTTGCCTGGTTTCAGGCCGACGGCCGCTACAGCCGCAAGAACCGTTTCCCGGCCTTTACCGGCGAAATGCCCAACGGCGACCATTATTATGGTTTCCCGGCCGACGATAACGAGCTCAAAATAGGCAAGCATAACGGTGGGCAACTCATCAGTTCCCCTCAGGAGCGCAAACCGTTCGGCGCGGTAGCAACGGATGGCTCCGAAGCGTTCAGCTTTCTGCGCTACGTGCTGCCGGGCATTGGCGGCTGCCTGCACGGCGCGTCCTGTACCTATGATAACTCGCCGGACGAGGACTTTATTATCGACACCCTGCCCGCGCACCCACAGACGCTGGTCATCACCGGGCTGAGCGGCCACGGTTTTAAGTTTGCGCCGGTGCTGGGCGAAATCGCCGTCGATTTTGCGCTTGGCAACGCGTCTGACTTTGATCTGTCTCCGTTCCGCCTGGCGCGATTTCAGGGGTAAAGGCGATAAAAAAACCCGGCGCCATTACAGGGGGCCGGGTTTCACATTAGCGAGAACGCGATGAGACGTATCTTTTTCTATTTGATCAACAATATTCGGGAACACTTCATGCTGTATCTGGCACTGTGGCTCCTGCTGGCGTTAATCGATCTTATCTACATCTTCTTCCTCTGAACCGCTTCAGGCGCTTACTCCGGATCGGGGATGCCAGGGCGGATATTCAGACGCCCGCGAGACTTATTAAAAATCTTGTTGCCGTTTTCACGCCCGGCGCGACGACGGCGCTGCTCCTCTTCCGGTAGCGCGCTCTCTTCCTGGCACGGTTCGCTGCAGCAGCCCTGATACTTCTCGGCGCAGGCCGGGCACTGAATGAACAGCAGGTGGCAGCCGTCGTTTTTGCAGTTGGTATGGGTATCGCACGGCGTACCGCACTGATGGCAGTGGGCAATCACGTCTTCGGAAATCCGCTCGCCCATCCGCTCATCAAACACAAAGTTTTTACCGATAAAGCGCACCGGCAGCCCCTGTTCACGGGCCCGGCGGGCATATTCGATAATACCGCCCTCAATATGCCAGACCTTATTAAAGCCCTTATGCTTCATCCAGGCGCTGGCTTTTTCACAGCGAATACCGCCGGTGCAGTACATGACAATCTTTTTGTCTTTGTGCGCTTCCATCATTTCGACGGCTTTCGGCAGCTGATCGCGAAACGTATCCGCCGGGATCTCCAGCGCATTTTCAAAATGCCCCACCTCGTACTCGTAGTGGTTACGCATATCGATAAACACTGCGTCAGGATCGTCCAGCATGGCGTTTACTTCCGCGGCCTTGAGATACTCGCCAACGTTGCTGGCGTCAAAGGTCGGGTCGTCAATGCCGTCCGCCACAATGCGATCGCGAACCTTCATGCGCAGCACCCAGAACGATTTACCGTCGTCGTCCAGCGCAATATTGAGGCGCAGATTGTTCAGCGCGGGATCAAAGCTGTAGAGAAACTCGCGAAACGCCCCGACGCGGCTTTGCGGTACGCTGATTTGCGCGTTGATGCCCTCATGGGCAAGATAAACGCGGCCAAATACCGCCAGCCGGGAAAACCCCTGGTACAGCGCGTCGCGGGTGGCCTTCGGATCGACGATGGTGAAATATTTATAGAATGAGATAGTCGTGCGCGGCTCGGTTTCCGCCAGCAGCTGCGCCTTCAATTGCTCATTCGAGATTCGGTTATGCAACACTGGCATGGTGTCTGATTCCTGCAATCTTTACTGAGTGGGATAAACGGGCGGCATGATATAGCAAGTGTTGCACATTTACATCCACACTTTTTGCGCTACATTTCACCCATCTAAAACAGGTAAAATCAACATTTGCTGCGAATTCAGTCACTTTTCGTGGGTGAATTTGGGCTGACGAAAAAAAAATGCGACAATAAAAGCAATTGATTGAATTGACAGGAATGAGATGACCCATTTACCAAAATTTTCTGCCGCCCTGCTGCATCCGCGTCACTGGCTGACGTGGATTGGGATCGGCGCATTATGGCTTATTGTTCAACTCCCCTATTCGGTTATCTACCGCCTCGGTACCGGGCTTGGGCGTCTGTCATTGCTGCTGATGAAGCGGCGCGCAGAAATCGCGTATCGCAACCTTGAGCTGTGCTTTCCGCAGATGAGCGCAGCGCAGCGTCATGAGATGGTGGTGAAAAACTTTGAATCCGTCGGCATGGGGCTGATGGAGACCGGCATGGCGTGGTTCTGGTCAAACCGCCGGGTCGCCCGCTGGTCGCAAACGCAGGGGATTGCGCCGGTAAAAGCGCTGCTGGAGCAACAGCAGGGGATCCTGCTTATCGGCGTGCATTTTCTCACGCTGGAGCTGGGCGCGCGCATCTTTGGCATGTCTACCCCCGGCATTGGCGTCTATCGCCCAAACGATAATCCGCTGCTGGACTGGCTGCAGACCTGGGGGCGTTTGCGCTCCAACAAAACCATGCTCGACCGTAAAGACCTGAAAGGAATGATTCGCGCGCTAAAAAGCGGCGAAATTATCTGGTATGCCCCGGACCACGACTACGGCCCGCGCAACAGCGTCTTTGTCCCCTTCTTCGCCGTCGAGCAGGCCGCCACGACCTCCGGGACCTGGATGCTGGAAAAGATGTCGAAAGCGCATGTTGTGCCTTTCGTGCCGCGCCGCAAGCCCGATGGCCAGGGGTACGATCTTATCGTGCTGCCGCCGGAAGATAACCCGCCGCTTGAGAGCGCGGAAGCCACCGCCGCGTGGATGAATAAGATTGTCGAAAAATGCATTCTGATGGCGCCGGAGCAATATATGTGGCTGCATCGCCGCTTCAAAACGTGCCCGGACGGCGTTCCCTCCCGCTACTGACGCGATAGCCCCTTTAACGAGGGGCTTTTTTTTGAAACTCAGGTTCATTATTTGATATTTCGGGCCATACGTCATTGCAGTAACCATTTCGCAGGCGCATAATTAGCAGGCTAATACCTGTTTCTTTTATGCCGAATCACTGCCCGGAACCCTATGTACTCCTCAGATGCGCCCATAAACTGGAAACGTAATCTCACGATAACCTGGATCGGCTGTTTTTTAACCGGCGCCGCATTCAGCCTGGTGATGCCCTTCCTGCCCCTGTACGTTGAAAGCCTGGGGGTAACGGGCCACAGCGCGCTCAATATGTGGTCGGGGCTGGTGTTCAGCATCACATTTTTGTTTTCCGCCATCGCGTCGCCTTTCTGGGGCGGGCTGGCGGATCGCAAAGGCCGTAAGATTATGTTGCTGCGCTCTGCGCTGGGAATGGCCATCGTCATGCTGCTGATGGGCCTGGCGCAAAACATCTGGCAGTTTCTCATTCTGCGGGCATTGCTGGGGCTGCTCGGCGGTTTTATTCCCAACGCCAACGCCCTTATCGCGACCCAGATCCCGCGTCATAAAAGCGGCTGGGCGCTGGGTACGCTCTCCACCGGCGGGGTCAGCGGCGCGCTGCTCGGTCCGCTCGTCGGCGGCGTGCTGGCCGATAGCTACGGCCTGCGCCCGGTATTCTTTATGACCGCCAGCGTACTTTTCCTCTGCTTCCTGCTGACGCTGCTGTTTATCCGCGAGCAGTTCCAGCCGGTAGCGAAAAAAGAGATGCTTCACGCCAGAGAGGTTATCGCCTCGCTGAAAAGTCCAAAGCTGGTGCTGAGCCTGTTTGTTACCACCCTGATCATTCAGGTTGCTACTGGTTCTATCGCGCCCATTTTGACGCTGTACGTGCGCGATCTGGCGGGGAACGTGGCAAATATTGCCTTTATCAGCGGCATGATTGCCTCCGTACCCGGCGTCGCCGCGCTGATCAGCGCCCCGCGTCTGGGTAAGCTTGGCGACCGTATCGGGCCGGAAAAGATCCTGATTGCGGCGCTTGTCATCTCTGTACTGCTGCTCATCCCGATGTCCTTTGTCCAGACGCCCTGGCAGCTTGGCCTGCTGCGTTTTCTGCTTGGCGCCGCCGACGGCGCCCTGCTCCCCGCCGTACAGACGCTGCTGGTGTATAACGCCACGAACCAGATAGCCGGCCGCGTCTTCAGCTATAACCAGTCGTTTCGCGATATCGGCAACGTCACGGGTCCGCTCATCGGCGCCTCGGTTTCCGCTAACTACGGTTTTCGCGCCGTGTTCCTGGTCACCGCCATGGTCGTGCTGTTCAATGCCGTCTATACCGGCCTTAGCCTGCGCCGGACCGGCGCAACGGCGCTGCCCGCCCAGGACGTTGAAAAGGACGACACCTCGCTGGTGCGCTAAGCCTTATCCGGCGGTTTCTCATTCAAGATGATGATTTTTATTCCTTCGCCCTTACAGCGCGGAATCTTCAGCTATTCTTTTCCTGAATATCACGTCCACTTGCTGGGAGAAAGAGATGACTATGTACGCCACCCTTGATGAAGCCATCGATGCAGCACGTGAAGAGTTTCTTGCCGACGCCCCGGAGCCGGAAGGTGATTCCCCCGCGGTTAATCAGCTAAACATTCAGAAGTACATTCTCCAGGACGGCGATATTATGTGGCAGGCCGAATTTTTTGCCGAAGAGGGCGAAGAGGGGGAATGCCTTCCCGTCCTCAGCGGTGAAGCCGCTCAGAGCGTCTTTGACGGTGATTTCGACGAGATCGAGCTAAGCCAGGAGTGGCTTGAAGAAAATACGCTGCATGAATGGGACGAAGGCGAGTTTCAGCTTGAGCCGCCGCTGGACAGCGAAGAAGGCCAGACCGCGGCGGATGAGTGGGATGAGCGCTAAATTCGCTATTCGTACGGCCCGTGATGCGCATCGAGCGGCAGCAGCAGGGTATCGAAGACCAGCGAGAACGGCAGATCGAGAATGGTGAGATAACGCCAGGCGGAATCCCGGACATCCCACTGCACGCCGGGGTAATACTGATTGCCATGCCCCTGCCCCGGGATGGTCCGGCTAATGACGCTGCCGCATCCGCTGAGCAGCAGCACCATCAGGCTCACCGCAAGTAATTTCACACTACACCTCAACGCGATTATCAGACGGTGAAAAAAATACCGGCCAATGACCGGTATTTTATTTTGCTGTACGGCTTACTTAACTTTCAACGCCAGCGGCGCAATTGTCGAGTAGTGGCTTACCCAGGAGGAGTATTTCTCCGGTGCCGCCCAGACGCGATAGTGCATTCGCGCCATCGTCACCGGGTCGCTCAACAGCACCAGACGGCGGTCGCGGTTAAGCTTATCCGGCGTCTCGTTCAGCGCCTGCTCCACATGGCGATCGCGGGCGATTTCCAGCACCTTGCTCTCACGGTGGCGTGCCGTTGCCATGGCGGTCGCCAGCGCGTTGAACGATGGGTTAAACACGGCGTGCATAAAGCCGTTTTCCAGCGTACGGTTACGGTTCATTTCCAGATACGCATCGGTATCCTTCAGCACCTGCGGCGGCGAATACTCTTCCGGGATCAGGAACAGTTTCCAGCGCTTGGTGCGCAGACCGATCGTCGCGCGGCTGGAGATAACCGACACAAACGGCGACAGAATCAGCGAGAACACGATAGGTGCCAGCCAGAACAGGAAGCGCAGGTCCAGCCACGCCATGCCGACCGCCCACACCAGACCTAACAGCAGCTGTGAGCCGTGACGCATAAACGCTTCGCCCCAGGGGGTTGAGTCGTCATCGCGCTGCGGCGAGTTCCAGACCACTTCCCAGCCAAGGAACGCGCTCACCACGAACACGGTGTGGAACAGCATACGCACCGGCGCCAGCAGCACGGAGAACAGCACCTCCAGCAGCAGCGATACCGTTACGCGGCAGAAGCCGCCGTACTCTTTTGACCCCTTGCACCAGACCAGAATAATGCTGAGCAGCTTCGGCAGGAACAGCAGCACCATGGTTGACGCAAACAGCGCAATCGC harbors:
- a CDS encoding MysB family protein, coding for MTMYATLDEAIDAAREEFLADAPEPEGDSPAVNQLNIQKYILQDGDIMWQAEFFAEEGEEGECLPVLSGEAAQSVFDGDFDEIELSQEWLEENTLHEWDEGEFQLEPPLDSEEGQTAADEWDER
- the solA gene encoding N-methyl-L-tryptophan oxidase; this encodes MKYDLIILGSGSVGAAAGYYAARAGLSVLMTDAHMPPHSDGSHHGDTRLMRHAYGEGEKYVPLVLRAQALWDELAALSGEEIFERSGVINFGPASSAFLANVARSAAQFGLEVEALDAQTIMSRWPEIRVPDDYQGLFEPASGVLKSELAIKTWIRLAKDAGCAQLFNCPVTAIHHDADGVTLETADGDYRGAKLVVSAGTWVTKLLPDLPVQPVRKVFAWFQADGRYSRKNRFPAFTGEMPNGDHYYGFPADDNELKIGKHNGGQLISSPQERKPFGAVATDGSEAFSFLRYVLPGIGGCLHGASCTYDNSPDEDFIIDTLPAHPQTLVITGLSGHGFKFAPVLGEIAVDFALGNASDFDLSPFRLARFQG
- a CDS encoding Kdo(2)-lipid IV(A) acyltransferase translates to MTHLPKFSAALLHPRHWLTWIGIGALWLIVQLPYSVIYRLGTGLGRLSLLLMKRRAEIAYRNLELCFPQMSAAQRHEMVVKNFESVGMGLMETGMAWFWSNRRVARWSQTQGIAPVKALLEQQQGILLIGVHFLTLELGARIFGMSTPGIGVYRPNDNPLLDWLQTWGRLRSNKTMLDRKDLKGMIRALKSGEIIWYAPDHDYGPRNSVFVPFFAVEQAATTSGTWMLEKMSKAHVVPFVPRRKPDGQGYDLIVLPPEDNPPLESAEATAAWMNKIVEKCILMAPEQYMWLHRRFKTCPDGVPSRY
- a CDS encoding YceK/YidQ family lipoprotein, translated to MKLLAVSLMVLLLSGCGSVISRTIPGQGHGNQYYPGVQWDVRDSAWRYLTILDLPFSLVFDTLLLPLDAHHGPYE
- a CDS encoding rhodanese-related sulfurtransferase; this encodes MPVLHNRISNEQLKAQLLAETEPRTTISFYKYFTIVDPKATRDALYQGFSRLAVFGRVYLAHEGINAQISVPQSRVGAFREFLYSFDPALNNLRLNIALDDDGKSFWVLRMKVRDRIVADGIDDPTFDASNVGEYLKAAEVNAMLDDPDAVFIDMRNHYEYEVGHFENALEIPADTFRDQLPKAVEMMEAHKDKKIVMYCTGGIRCEKASAWMKHKGFNKVWHIEGGIIEYARRAREQGLPVRFIGKNFVFDERMGERISEDVIAHCHQCGTPCDTHTNCKNDGCHLLFIQCPACAEKYQGCCSEPCQEESALPEEEQRRRRAGRENGNKIFNKSRGRLNIRPGIPDPE
- a CDS encoding DUF2770 family protein, producing MRRIFFYLINNIREHFMLYLALWLLLALIDLIYIFFL
- the mdtG gene encoding multidrug efflux MFS transporter MdtG; amino-acid sequence: MYSSDAPINWKRNLTITWIGCFLTGAAFSLVMPFLPLYVESLGVTGHSALNMWSGLVFSITFLFSAIASPFWGGLADRKGRKIMLLRSALGMAIVMLLMGLAQNIWQFLILRALLGLLGGFIPNANALIATQIPRHKSGWALGTLSTGGVSGALLGPLVGGVLADSYGLRPVFFMTASVLFLCFLLTLLFIREQFQPVAKKEMLHAREVIASLKSPKLVLSLFVTTLIIQVATGSIAPILTLYVRDLAGNVANIAFISGMIASVPGVAALISAPRLGKLGDRIGPEKILIAALVISVLLLIPMSFVQTPWQLGLLRFLLGAADGALLPAVQTLLVYNATNQIAGRVFSYNQSFRDIGNVTGPLIGASVSANYGFRAVFLVTAMVVLFNAVYTGLSLRRTGATALPAQDVEKDDTSLVR